Sequence from the Paenibacillus riograndensis SBR5 genome:
CCAGCCTCATTCTGAACTCCGGCCTGCGTGTCTCAGAAGTGGTCAATCTGAACGTGGATGATCTGGATGTGAACAATAAGCTGCTGTATGTCTACCGCAAGGGGAATAACGATGAAACGTTCAAAACCCCGGTCTACTTCAGGGAACAAGCCAAGGATGACCTCTCGCTCTATCTGAGCCTGCGGCAGTCCCGCTACAAAACGCCCAAGAAAGAAAAAGCGCTGTTCATTGCACTGCCGAACGGCAGCCATGAAGGCAAAAGGATGACCAAGCGGGCGATTCAGGAGATGATTATCAAATACGCCAAACGGTTCGGCAAGCCCTATCTTACCGTGCATAAGCTGCGCCACTCTTTTGCTACAGACTATTATCTGCAAAATGATATCTACAAAACGAAGGAACAGCTCGGACACGCTTCAACAGAAACTACCGAAGTTTATGCGCATCTTACAGACAAAACGATGTCTGAGGCGATTGAGCGGCGTCTGGAGAGCTGATCCCCTTGTCCTGAAAGGAGTAATTGTCTTAAATGTCTTACCCACAAGAATTACTGTCTGCTTCACCTGATCAAAAACACATGCATTTACAGTCCAATTGTGAAAGCTGCTTCGGCCTATGCTGTGCCGCATTGCCCTTTGCCGTATCATCAGACTTTGCCATCGATAAAAATGCCGGCCAGCCTTGTCCTAACCTGCGGAATGACTTCCGCTGCGGGATTCATACGGAACTGAGAGCCAAGGGCTTCAAGGGTTGTACTGTGTATGAATGCTTTGGTGCTGGTCCTAAGGTTTCCCATATTACCTTCAACGGCAGGGACTGGCGCGAGGCTCCGGAAACCGCTGCTTCAATGTTCGAGGTCTTCCCGGTGATGCGTCATCTTCATGAGCTGCTGTGTTATCTGACCGAGGCACTGCTGCTGCCTGCTGCCCAGCCGATTCACAGCCAGCTCCATTCCGCACTTGAGCAGACTGAGCGGCTCACCCTGTTGCCGGCTGAAGCACTGCTCCAGGTGGACGTCCATGCAACCCGTGCAGAGATCAATGAACTGCTGCTGCGGACCAGCGAGCTGGCACGCGAAGCTGCACGGCGTCAGCTGCACAACGTCCCCAAACGCCCCAAAGTCTATCGGGGCGCCGACCTGATCGGTGCCAAGCTCAAAAAGGCAGATCTGCGCTGTGTCAGTCTGCGTGGGGCTTACCTGATTGCTGCAGACCTCAGCGGTGCAGATCTGAGGGGAGCCGATCTGATCGGGGCTGATTTCCGCGACACCAATCTTTGCGGCGCTGACCTTAGAGGCACCTTGTTTCTGACCCAATCGCAGCTTAATGCGGCGAAGGGCGATGCTTCAACCAAGCTTCCCGATAGATTTGTACATCCTGAGCACTGGATGGTGGTGTAGAAGCACCGCCGCAATTGCTGCTCTTCGTTCCCGGAAGCCCATACAGCAGCAGAACAGCGGCTCCGCACTCCTTCATCTGGAGAGCGGAGCCGCTGTTCTTTGTGACGGGGGGTATTATAAAGTAACTTTAACGGGAATTGTTACACTCTGGAATTTCTATTGTGAATTTTTCATATATTGAAATTTTGAAAATAAAATCGTTGCTGCCACAAAAGGTTGGCTATTTCCAGGCTATCGTTAACGGCAAACCGGTGAATGCCCGGGATCTCCGGCAATTCCATTCCCCGTATGGAGTCCCAGAATGCCGTTGCGACTATATTGCTTGCCTCTTCCAGCAGCGGGATATCCTCTTCACGGCGGAGCAGGACGATTTTGGGGTAAGGTTCCTGTTTGAAGCCCTCTACCAGTACATAATCATAGCCGGCAAAAGCTTCAATCAGCTCCGCCAGACTGCTTGTCCGTTCCTGAATCACCGACGTCCGGGCAGCGCTGGTGATGGCAACCGCTGAAGCACCGGCCTGCCGCTGCTTCCAGGTATCCGTTCCCTCATGGTCCATCTCAAAATCATGGCCGTCATGCTTGATGACCGCTACTGTGCAGCCTTTTTTTCGCAACAGCGGAATCAATTCGCAAAGCAGGGTTGTTTTGCCGCTGTTTTTATAACCCACGATCTGGCACACGGCAGGTCTGCTGCTCCCTTTTTTTAAAATATGAGAATTTATATGCCTCACGCTATAAATTTTCCTTCTATTTCTCGCTGAAACGGTACCGTCCTTAAAAAGGACGGCAAAGCCGTTTCTACTTGTCATCTTTTGTTGTCTGCGCCGCCTCATTCCAGCAGCCTCCCATCCAGCATTACCTGTCTCCGGCCGATTTAGCCCCGAATTTCACCAGGCAGCTTGAGTACTTTCGCAGAATTTCCCGCAGATACCCCCCGTTCCTCCGGTGGAATCACGATTAGGCAGTCACTATCCTTAATCGTAACCATCACAGAGGATTCATCAATGACGGCCGGGTAGGCATGAAGCTGCCCTTCATGAATCTCCAGCCGGGCACGGACAAAGCGGGTGTAATTATTCACTTTGTTATAATCTGCTCCCAGCACCGCTGTCCATTCCGGCAGGAATGGCTGGTCAGCCCCTTGCATCTGCAGAATGGCAGGCCGGGCGAACAGATGGAATCCAACAAAACAGGCACCCGGATTGCCCGACAACGCCAGTAAAAGCGTTCCTCCCCGGACAGCAGCCGTTGTCACACTTCCGGGACGCATCGTCACCTTGTTGAACAGCATGTCCCCGCTGTTCTCGCGGATCAGATCTCCCATGATGTCATAATCCCCGACCGACACCCCTCCGGTGGTAATCACCACATCATAACTTTCCAGAGCGATCTGCACCTTACTTCGCGCCTGTTCAATATCATCCACAATTGCCCCAAGCATCACCGGTTCCCCGCCACACTCACGCACCAGCGCTTCCAGCATGGGAGAATTGCTGTTTCTTATTTTGCCGGGAACAAGCGGTTCGTGAACGTCCAACAGCTCAGTTCCGGTTGCAAAGATACCTACCCTCGGTCTGCGTATGACTTGGACCAAAGGGATTCCGAAAGCAGCCAGGACTGCAATATCGCCAGCCTTAATCATCCTTCCGGCGGGAAGCACCAGCTCCCCCTCCTTCAGCTCAAAGCCGCGCGGTGTCACATTTTTGCCAGCTGCCTGCGGCTTGCGGATACCCACCTGAAGTCTTCCGCCTTCTTCCCTGCTCTCCGTAGCTTCCAGCATCACCACCGTATCCGCGCCTGCCGGCACCTGGGCTCCTGTCATAATGCGGGCTGCCGTCCCTCTCCGGATATCAACGCTAGGTACGGCGCCGCAAGGAATGTTGTCCACCACGTCCAGCCAGACCCGCTTGCCTTCCCCCGCCTCCTCCGTGTCGGCGGCCATAAGCGCATAGCCGTCCATACCTGAACGGTTAAAGGCCGGAAACGGATGAGGCGCATAGACGGGCTCCGCCAAATAACGTCCCACACTCTGGTCCAGAGGCACCTTTTCCATCTGGAGCAGCTTGGCATATTCCATAATCCGCGACTGGGCTTCTGCAACCTGGAGCGCTTTACGGTGAAATTTAGAATCTTTTGCTTCCTCTTTACTGTTCATGTGTACCCAACCTCTTCATCTCGTTTTGTCATCAATTATTCTGAGTTGATCCATTGGCCATACAGGACTATTTTAACATGGCAGACCTTAAAGAGTTCAAAAAAATAGATGCCACGCAATCAAGCGAAAGCATCTATCATTATAAAATTCACAAGACCGCTGAGTTCAAATAAAACGGCAGTATTTGGCTGTGCGTTGTGCCTGCTGAATCACCGGTGCAGGCAAACTTTTTTTGCCTGTAACATGGTCCAAAAGCTGCTTCGCCGAAAATTCAGGAGTGCCCGCGGCTTTTTTCTCCGTCATATCCGGGTCAAAAACTGAACTGCAGAAGAACCCCTTAAGGACGTTGCCGCAAAATGCCGTGACTTCTACAGCCTTACCGTTCTTGTCTTTCATAACCGTTCCTCCTTCAGACGTCTTATCACCAGTATACGCTTATTTCCGCTGGCCGTTTCAATATTTTTCCATGGGTGAAAAAAGGGACACTAATTCAGCTCATTTCGCCATTAGACAAGAAATGTGCCCCAATGAGGTTTACTTTTTCCATTTAAACCTCTTTATAGTTTCCAAGATAAGTGGAAGTCGGACTTCGACGCTCCAACAACGGCATTTCTGCCGTTGTTTCCGGGCAGGCCGGCCTCAGGCACTCTAACAACGTTGTATCACTTCAGCAATATAAGAAACATTTATTGCGTGAAGCATATAAAAGATATTTGGCACAAAAAACGGCTGCACCGTCCCTTTCAAGGACCATACAGCCGTGCCGCAAAGCTCCTGTACCTGCTAGGCCCGGATGACTTTTACGTCTCCCGGAATGACCTTTTCACCTTCATACAGCATAAACCGGCCATTCTGCCACTCTACGCGAAGCAGCCGGGACTCATCGGACTGGTATTGCCAGACATGCTGCTGCCCGCCGTTCATATAAGGAGTCTGTCCGGTGACGGAGGCATATCCTTCATATTCCTCTTCCAGATAATACGTGTAATCATCCAGCTCCAGGGTAGCCGGCACCTCGGCAGGATTATCCAGACGCCCGTCAATCGGCTGATACAATGCGTACTGGAGCTGC
This genomic interval carries:
- a CDS encoding DUF4178 domain-containing protein; the encoded protein is MSIWKRIGNIFSKPEAPAAPKSMLDLSPGDICEVSLVTYEVTGRTQTSGRNAVVLTLRDGSSIGYLYIEQREQLQYALYQPIDGRLDNPAEVPATLELDDYTYYLEEEYEGYASVTGQTPYMNGGQQHVWQYQSDESRLLRVEWQNGRFMLYEGEKVIPGDVKVIRA
- a CDS encoding pentapeptide repeat-containing protein; this translates as MSYPQELLSASPDQKHMHLQSNCESCFGLCCAALPFAVSSDFAIDKNAGQPCPNLRNDFRCGIHTELRAKGFKGCTVYECFGAGPKVSHITFNGRDWREAPETAASMFEVFPVMRHLHELLCYLTEALLLPAAQPIHSQLHSALEQTERLTLLPAEALLQVDVHATRAEINELLLRTSELAREAARRQLHNVPKRPKVYRGADLIGAKLKKADLRCVSLRGAYLIAADLSGADLRGADLIGADFRDTNLCGADLRGTLFLTQSQLNAAKGDASTKLPDRFVHPEHWMVV
- the mobB gene encoding molybdopterin-guanine dinucleotide biosynthesis protein B, which encodes MGYKNSGKTTLLCELIPLLRKKGCTVAVIKHDGHDFEMDHEGTDTWKQRQAGASAVAITSAARTSVIQERTSSLAELIEAFAGYDYVLVEGFKQEPYPKIVLLRREEDIPLLEEASNIVATAFWDSIRGMELPEIPGIHRFAVNDSLEIANLLWQQRFYFQNFNI
- a CDS encoding molybdopterin molybdotransferase MoeA, translated to MNSKEEAKDSKFHRKALQVAEAQSRIMEYAKLLQMEKVPLDQSVGRYLAEPVYAPHPFPAFNRSGMDGYALMAADTEEAGEGKRVWLDVVDNIPCGAVPSVDIRRGTAARIMTGAQVPAGADTVVMLEATESREEGGRLQVGIRKPQAAGKNVTPRGFELKEGELVLPAGRMIKAGDIAVLAAFGIPLVQVIRRPRVGIFATGTELLDVHEPLVPGKIRNSNSPMLEALVRECGGEPVMLGAIVDDIEQARSKVQIALESYDVVITTGGVSVGDYDIMGDLIRENSGDMLFNKVTMRPGSVTTAAVRGGTLLLALSGNPGACFVGFHLFARPAILQMQGADQPFLPEWTAVLGADYNKVNNYTRFVRARLEIHEGQLHAYPAVIDESSVMVTIKDSDCLIVIPPEERGVSAGNSAKVLKLPGEIRG